In Falco biarmicus isolate bFalBia1 chromosome 7, bFalBia1.pri, whole genome shotgun sequence, a single window of DNA contains:
- the KBTBD13 gene encoding kelch repeat and BTB domain-containing protein 13: MTPEEEGSPAGPPERVRIRVEEQSFWVEKTLLVESSEYFRALFRSGMRESTQEEIGLGELSAAGFLAMLRVLAGERPILSSEETFQAVECAAFLQVKLLAKYLIHSINSDNCILLYQAAAIFGLLDLFHCAALYIRDSYAELEEYLDCLSTDLLAYVEALLPSTFVAVGAHTPTFEFLEDLSRTICYLDEETNTWRTLSCLPLSASTFLAGMTTMDNKIYIVGGVYGASKQVVESSFCYDADTNTWSEFPSPHQLRYDVRLVGHEGYLYAIGGEYEKISLKSVERYDVASGTWTFVSDLPQPSAAAPCAQAMGQIFVCLWKPLDTTVIYEYETQQDTWLPVTELKRHQSYGHCMVAHRDNLYIMRNGPSDDFLRCVIDCFNLTSRQWTALPGQFLNSKGALFTAVIRGDTVYTVNKMLTLLYSVEEETWRFKKERAGFPRSGSLQTFLLRLPRRNHDIAM; encoded by the coding sequence ATGACCCCAGAGGAGGAAGGCTCCCCAGCAGGGCCCCCGGAGCGGGTGCGTATCCGGGTGGAGGAGCAGTCGTTCTGGGTGGAGAAGACCTTGCTGGTGGAGAGCAGCGAGTACTTCCGTGCCCTCTTCCGCTCAGGCATGAGGGAGAGCACGCAGGAGGAGATcgggctgggggagctgagcGCGGCTGGGTTCCTCGCCATGCTGCGGGTGCTGGCGGGTGAGAGGCCCATCCTCAGCAGTGAGGAGACCTTCCAGGCAGTCGAGTGTGCTGCCTTCCTGCAGGTGAAGCTCTTGGCCAAGTACTTGATCCACTCCATCAACTCCGACAACTGCATCCTGCTGTACCAAGCCGCCGCCATATTTGGCCTCCTGGACCTCTTCCACTGCGCGGCGCTCTACATCAGGGACAGCTACGCTGAGCTGGAGGAGTACCTGGACTGCCTCTCCACTGACCTGCTGGCCTACGTGGAAGCCCTCCTACCCAGCACCTTTGTGGCAGTAGGAGCCCACACACCCACCTTTGAGTTCTTGGAGGACCTCTCCAGGACCATCTGCTACCTGGACGAGGAGACCAACACATGGAGGACGCTCTCCTGCCTTCCGCTGAGTGCCAGCACATTCCTAGCCGGCATGACGACCATGGATAATAAGATCTACATCGTGGGTGGCGTCTATGGGGCCAGCAAGCAGGTGGTGGAGAGCAGCTTCTGCTACGACGCCGACACCAACACCTGGAGCGAGTTCCCCAGCCCTCACCAGCTGCGCTACGATGTCAGGCTGGTGGGCCACGAGGGCTACCTCTATGCTATTGGCGGGGAGTACGAGAAGATCTCGCTGAAGTCCGTGGAGCGGTATGACGTGGCCTCCGGCACCTGGACATTCGTCTCTGACCTGCCACAGCCGAGCGCGGCAGCACCCTGTGCCCAAGCCATGGGCCAGATCTTCGTTTGCTTGTGGAAGCCGCTGGATACCACTGTCATCTATGAGTATGAGACCCAGCAAGACACGTGGCTTCCCGTCACTGAGCTCAAGCGGCACCAGAGCTACGGGCACTGCATGGTGGCCCACCGCGACAACCTCTACATCATGCGCAATGGCCCCTCGGATGACTTCTTGCGTTGCGTCATCGATTGCTTCAACCTGACATCACGGCAGTGGACCGCGCTGCCCGGGCAGTTCCTGAACAGCAAAGGAGCCCTTTTCACTGCTGTCATCAGAGGAGACACCGTCTACACTGTCAACAAGATGCTGACGCTCCTCTACTCTGTGGAAGAGGAGACCTGGAGGTTCAAGAAGGAGCGGGCAGGTTTCCCACGCAGCGGCTCCCTGCAGACCTTCCTCCTGCGGCTGCCGAGACGCAATCACGACATCGCGATGTAG
- the SLC51B gene encoding organic solute transporter subunit beta, with product MKFFWIISFLLLQGTEAFLMKNANVKLCLQASPMNGNVLLEDCNPESDFQDWSWQGDSLMNHGTQSCLSVVGADRVQTSFCDSADYMSWDCSNSLLSPVGSSQGYLVAKRKGVTLNNVRGLKAQWQDVADRSVCEEKPAKAEQDSYFFAALASTHMYDHTAGNVTLALGIDQEELEELLWFFRREDPSTWNYSILALSFVAMILGLVLLAINIVRNRKRKRMYREAVQTAQQAELEAKQALMPVQEYSPAEPQKQEPVPQEQRSGEVMVQWKDGTVTSLYTERSEDAI from the exons ATGAAGTTCTTCTGGATAATCTCATTTTTGCTGCTGCAAG GCACTGAAgcttttctgatgaaaaatgcTAACGTCAAGCTGTGTTTACAAGCCAGCCCGATGAATGGGAATGTATTGCTGGAGGACTGTAATCCAGAGTCAGATTTCCAGGACTGGTCTTGGCAAGGCGATTCTTTGATGAATCATGGCACGCAGAGCTGCCTCTCTGTGGTTGGGGCTGACAGAGTGCAGACAAGTTTCTGCGACAGCGCAGACTACATGAGCTGGGACTGCTCGAATTCGCTGCTCTCTcctgtgggcagcagccagggctaCCTGGTGGCAAAGAGGAAAGGAGTCACTCTCAACAATGTGAGAGGCCTTAAGGCCCAATGGCAAGATGTTGCAGACAGGAGCGTGTGTGAGGAGAAACCAG CCAAGGCAGAGCAAGACAGCTACTTCTTTGCAGCCCTTGCCAGCACACACATGTATGACCACACAGCAGGGAATGTGACTCTTGCACTGGGTATAGATCAagaagagctggaggagctgctctgGTTCTTCCGCAGAGAAGACC CATCAACGTGGAATTACTCCATCCTCGCGCTTTCCTTTGTGGCCATGATTTTGGGTCTTGTCCTTCTGGCCATTAACATTGTGCGAAACAG aaaaaggaagagaatgtATAGAGAAGCAGTGCAAACTGCGCAGCAGGCGGAGCTGGAGGCCAAGCAAGCCCTGATGCCTGTGCAGGAATACAGCCCCGCCGAGCCGCAAAAGCAGGAGCCAGTGCCTCAGGAGCAGAGATCAGGAGAAGTGATGGTCCAGTGGAAGGACGGGACCGTCACATCTCTGTACACAGAGAGGTCTGAGGATGCCATATAA
- the RASL12 gene encoding ras-like protein family member 12 isoform X2 produces MSSMFGKPRAGGERLPQSPLAECNVAILGCRGAGKSALTVKFLTKRFISEYDPNLEDTYASEELVDQQPVLLKVMDTADQDGPGNCERYLRWASAFLVVYSIDDRKSFEGCQHYLDVLALHARGCQRRCPVLLLGNKLDMEQYRQVPAAEGMSLASRFGCLFYEVSACQDFVGVQHVFHEAVREVRRQAEWSLPVQPLFITEERPCPSVATPVVLPTRHSLASCTFNTLSTVNYKEIPSVAQAKLVTVKSSRAQSKRKAPTLTLLKGFKIF; encoded by the exons ATGTCGTCGATGTTTGGCAAACCCCGAGCCGGTGGTGAGCGGCTGCCCCAGAGCCCCCTCGCCGAGTGTAATGTGGCCATCCTGGGGTGCCGAGGGGCTGGCAAGTCAG ctctgacCGTGAAGTTTCTAACCAAGAGGTTCATAAGCGAATATGACCCGAACTTAG AGGACACCTACGCCTCAGAGGAGCTGGTGGACCAGCAGCCCGTGCTGCTGAAGGTGATGGACACTGCCGACCAG GACGGCCCGGGGAACTGTGAGCGCTACCTGCGCTGGGCCAGCGCCTTCCTCGTCGTCTACAGCATCGACGATAGGAAGAGCTTTGAGGGCTGCCAGCACTACCTGGATGTCCTCGCCCTGCACGCGAGGGGctgccagcgccgctgcccTGTGCTCCTGTTGGGCAACAAGCTGGACATGGAGCAGTACAG GCAGGTGCCCGCAGCCGAAGGGATGTCCCTGGCAAGCAGGTTTGGGTGCCTCTTCTACGAGGTGTCGGCATGCCAGGACTTCGTAGGTGTGCAGCATGTCTTCCACGAAGCCGTGCGGGAGGTGCGGCGCCAGGCAGAGTGGAGCTTGCCTGTCCAGCCACTATTCATCACTGAGGAGCGTCCCTGTCCGTCGGTGGCCACGCCAGTGGTCCTGCCCACCCGCCACAGCCTGGCCAGCTGCACCTTCAACACTCTCTCCACCGTCAACTACAAGGAGATCCCCTCGGTGGCCCAGGCCAAGCTGGTCACTGTCAAGTCCTCACGGGCTCAGAGCAAGAGGAAAGCTCCCACGCTCACCTTGCTGAAAGGCTTCAAGATATTTTAG
- the RASL12 gene encoding ras-like protein family member 12 isoform X1 — MAVGAPRPPRLSPAGRRMSSMFGKPRAGGERLPQSPLAECNVAILGCRGAGKSALTVKFLTKRFISEYDPNLEDTYASEELVDQQPVLLKVMDTADQDGPGNCERYLRWASAFLVVYSIDDRKSFEGCQHYLDVLALHARGCQRRCPVLLLGNKLDMEQYRQVPAAEGMSLASRFGCLFYEVSACQDFVGVQHVFHEAVREVRRQAEWSLPVQPLFITEERPCPSVATPVVLPTRHSLASCTFNTLSTVNYKEIPSVAQAKLVTVKSSRAQSKRKAPTLTLLKGFKIF; from the exons ATGGCAGTGGGTGCCCCACGTCCCCCCCGGCTCTCTCCCGCAGGTCGGAGGATGTCGTCGATGTTTGGCAAACCCCGAGCCGGTGGTGAGCGGCTGCCCCAGAGCCCCCTCGCCGAGTGTAATGTGGCCATCCTGGGGTGCCGAGGGGCTGGCAAGTCAG ctctgacCGTGAAGTTTCTAACCAAGAGGTTCATAAGCGAATATGACCCGAACTTAG AGGACACCTACGCCTCAGAGGAGCTGGTGGACCAGCAGCCCGTGCTGCTGAAGGTGATGGACACTGCCGACCAG GACGGCCCGGGGAACTGTGAGCGCTACCTGCGCTGGGCCAGCGCCTTCCTCGTCGTCTACAGCATCGACGATAGGAAGAGCTTTGAGGGCTGCCAGCACTACCTGGATGTCCTCGCCCTGCACGCGAGGGGctgccagcgccgctgcccTGTGCTCCTGTTGGGCAACAAGCTGGACATGGAGCAGTACAG GCAGGTGCCCGCAGCCGAAGGGATGTCCCTGGCAAGCAGGTTTGGGTGCCTCTTCTACGAGGTGTCGGCATGCCAGGACTTCGTAGGTGTGCAGCATGTCTTCCACGAAGCCGTGCGGGAGGTGCGGCGCCAGGCAGAGTGGAGCTTGCCTGTCCAGCCACTATTCATCACTGAGGAGCGTCCCTGTCCGTCGGTGGCCACGCCAGTGGTCCTGCCCACCCGCCACAGCCTGGCCAGCTGCACCTTCAACACTCTCTCCACCGTCAACTACAAGGAGATCCCCTCGGTGGCCCAGGCCAAGCTGGTCACTGTCAAGTCCTCACGGGCTCAGAGCAAGAGGAAAGCTCCCACGCTCACCTTGCTGAAAGGCTTCAAGATATTTTAG
- the MTFMT gene encoding methionyl-tRNA formyltransferase, mitochondrial, whose product MRGRLLRAWRQGLKAVRGAAGQAAAPPWRVLFFGTDRFAVTTLRALEAAREPSKDSLVSRLEVVTLPSHLPGDLPVRNCARELQLPVHEWPHTGPVGQFDVGVVASFGRLLSEDLILQFPYGVLNVHPSCLPRWRGPAPIVHTVLHGDKVAGVTIMEIRPKRFDIGPIIKQEEFAVPPRCTAKELEVMLSKMGANMLLAVLKNLPESLKNKKEQPKEGVTFAPKISIAKSCINWEEQTAAQIIQLHRAIGSMFPLQTLWKGTTVKLLDFEEVDNIPGFSDQMLNDHGAVVPGSLLYHKESQTLIARCKEGWVGFKRVILRKQLTALDFYNGYLHSWFQRQSRTIHQECRFQTLKLSTAKKTLKKRKIFAQDIKQ is encoded by the exons ATGCGGGGCCGGCTGCTGCGCGCCTGGCGTCAGGGGCTGAAGGCGgtgcgcggggcggcggggcaggcggcCGCACCGCCATGGCGGGTGCTCTTCTTCGGTACCGACCGCTTCGCCGTCACCACCCTGCGAGCCCTGGAGGCGGCCAG GGAGCCCAGCAAGGACTCACTCGTCTCCAGGCTGGAGGTGGTGACCCTACCCTCCCACTTGCCTGGGGACCTGCCTGTGAGGAACTGTGCCCGGGAGCTCCAGCTGCCTGTTCATGAATGGCCACACACAGGACCTGTGGGGCAGTTTGATGTAGGTGTGGTAGCATCATTTGGACGTCTCCTAAGTGAGGACCTTATTCTGCAGTTCCCGTA TGGCGTGCTGAATGTCCATCCCAGCTGTCTGCCACGATGGCGTGGTCCTGCACCAATAGTCCACACAGTGCTTCATGGTGATAAAGTGGCTGGGGTGACAATTATGGAAATAAGACCAAAGAG GTTTGATATAGGTCCAATTATTAAGCAAGAAGAGTTTGCGGTTCCTCCCCGCTGTACTGCAAAGGAGCTAGAAGTGATGTTATCAAAGATGGGTGCAAATATG ctgttagcagttttgaaaaacttgcctgaaagtttaaaaaataaaaaagagcaacCGAAAGAAGGAGTAACATTTG CTCCTAAAATATCTATAGCTAAGAGTTGTATAAATTGGGAAGAGCAAACAGCTGCACAGATAATTCAGCTGCATCGTGCAATAGGAAGTATG TTTCCTTTGCAGACACTCTGGAAGGGTACTACTGTTAAACTTCTGGATTTTGAGGAAGTGGATAATATTCCTGGGTTTTctg atCAAATGTTAAATGATCACGGAGCTGTTGTTCCTGGTTCATTACTATACCATAAAGAGTCCCAAACGCTGATAGCTCGTTGCAAG gaaggCTGGGTTGGATTCAAAAGAGTCATATTAAGGAAGCAGCTTACAGCACTTGACTTCTACAATGGATATTTGCACTCGTGGTTCCAGCGGCAGTCAAGAACAATTCATCAGGAATGCAGATTTCAAACACTCAAACTTAGCACAGCAAAAAAGactctgaaaaaaaggaaaatatttgcacaGGATATAAAACAATAG